The Osmia lignaria lignaria isolate PbOS001 unplaced genomic scaffold, iyOsmLign1 scaffold0107, whole genome shotgun sequence region GCCACGTTGACGGGGAATATCACGCGGTCATTCAGGAGTACCTTGACCTTGGACACATGACCAAGGTCACGAACATTCAGTGCCCATCCGATGGATATTACCTGCCTCATCATGGAGTCACGAAGATCACAAGCGAGACCACGAAACTCCGCGTGGTGTTCGACGGTTCCGCGGCTACTAGCTCGGGCATCTCATTGAATGACGCGCTGCATATAGGACCACGAATACAGGAAGACTTGTTGTACATTCTTCTACGATTTCGCGTTCACCGTTACGTGATAACCGGTGACATCGAGAAAATGTATAGGCAATTTCTCGTACGTGACGAGGATCAAAAATATCAACGCGTCCTGTGGCGTGATGCGAGCCGTGAAATTCAGACGTACGAGCTAAGGATGGTCACTTTCGGACTTTCCGCGGCACCCTACCTGGCAATCCGCTGCCTTACGCAATTGGCCCAGGATGAATGTCATCGGTTTCCTCGTGCCGCCCAGATATTGCGTCGCGACTTTTACGTGGACGACCTGTTGACTGGGGCATCTACATTGCAAGAGGCAGCGTCATTGCGGGAAGATCTGACGCAATTACTAAAATTAGCTTCCCTCAACATTCGTCAGTGGGCATCCAACCATGAAGATCTTTTGCGAAACCTCCCAGAAGAGTCTATAAACAGGAAGATTCGTATCGGGGAATCATCAACGCTGAAGACTTTAGGAATAATTTGGGATTCTGCAAATGACTCCATATCATATGAAGTCAAAACACAGATCGCAAATTCATACGTTACCAAGCGATTTATTACGTCAGAAATCGCCAAAATTTACGACCCACTGGGTCTTATCGGACCGGTCATTATTGTTGCAAAGATGCTGCTCCAAAGAATTTGGACCATCAAAGTGGATTGGGATGAATCCTTACCAATGGACATCCACACAGAATGGAAACAGTTTCATAGGCAGCTTCCTCTCTTAAATAGCACCGTTTTCCGGAGGAGAACCGTGATCGACACACCAAGCAGGACCGAATTACACGGTTTCTGCGACGCTAGTGAAAAAGCTTATGGAGCCTGCATCTACATTCGCTCATCGGATATGCATGACAATACGACCGTAGAACTTTTATTAGCCAAATCTAAAGTGGCACCATTGAAAACACAGAGTATTCCACGACTAGAACTCTGCGGAGCCTTGCTCCTAACGACATTATACAATACCGTTAAAAAAGCCCTACATGTAAAGCTCAACCGTACCATTTTCTGGACCGATTCAACAGTCGTTCTTCATTGGTTACAAACGTCACCGCATACATTAAAAACATTTGTCGCCAACCGGATTTCGGAAATTCAAGCGCGAACCAATATAGGAGATTGGCGTCACGTTCCGACAACAGACAACCCGGCAGACCTTATCTCGCGCGGGCAACATCCTGAAGAATTTTTGCAGCCTTCCATCTGGCATCACGGGCCAAAATGGCTCAAGCATGAGGAAGTCTCGTGGCCAACGAGAGATCTGGTACCGTGCAACTTCATTCCGGAGCAGAGGACTGCAACCTGTTTAAAGGTCAGTCCTCTGGATACTAACATCCTTGACGATTACTCTTCGTGGGAGAAAATGCAAAGGATAGTAGCATGGTGCCTTCGGTGGAAAGGGGACAACATGATTAAGGGTCCC contains the following coding sequences:
- the LOC143307946 gene encoding uncharacterized protein LOC143307946, with the translated sequence MTKVTNIQCPSDGYYLPHHGVTKITSETTKLRVVFDGSAATSSGISLNDALHIGPRIQEDLLYILLRFRVHRYVITGDIEKMYRQFLVRDEDQKYQRVLWRDASREIQTYELRMVTFGLSAAPYLAIRCLTQLAQDECHRFPRAAQILRRDFYVDDLLTGASTLQEAASLREDLTQLLKLASLNIRQWASNHEDLLRNLPEESINRKIRIGESSTLKTLGIIWDSANDSISYEVKTQIANSYVTKRFITSEIAKIYDPLGLIGPVIIVAKMLLQRIWTIKVDWDESLPMDIHTEWKQFHRQLPLLNSTVFRRRTVIDTPSRTELHGFCDASEKAYGACIYIRSSDMHDNTTVELLLAKSKVAPLKTQSIPRLELCGALLLTTLYNTVKKALHVKLNRTIFWTDSTVVLHWLQTSPHTLKTFVANRISEIQARTNIGDWRHVPTTDNPADLISRGQHPEEFLQPSIWHHGPKWLKHEEVSWPTRDLVPCNFIPEQRTATCLK